In bacterium, one DNA window encodes the following:
- a CDS encoding PQQ-binding-like beta-propeller repeat protein, with protein sequence MAAGGAGAVACLLAGVLALWPAAGALAAAGGRAAAPEEGLPLFRANPARTGFVERGPEPPLSLRWKFKTRRGVAEIESFPAVDDGLSGAAVADGTVYVGGHDGWVYALDARTGRKRWEFATKGHVNSTPTPVGDLVFVGSMDRYVYALRRADGTLAWKFFTGVRTFRNMSYGGVRSSPVVRDGAVFAGG encoded by the coding sequence GTGGCAGCAGGCGGCGCGGGCGCGGTGGCCTGCCTGTTGGCCGGCGTCCTTGCCCTGTGGCCTGCCGCCGGGGCGCTCGCCGCCGCGGGCGGCAGGGCCGCCGCGCCCGAGGAGGGGCTGCCGTTGTTCCGCGCCAACCCGGCCCGGACCGGCTTCGTGGAGCGCGGGCCGGAGCCGCCGCTGTCGCTGCGCTGGAAGTTCAAGACGCGCCGCGGCGTGGCCGAGATCGAGTCGTTCCCCGCGGTGGACGACGGCCTCTCGGGCGCCGCGGTGGCCGACGGCACCGTCTATGTCGGCGGCCACGACGGCTGGGTGTACGCGCTGGACGCGCGCACGGGGCGCAAGCGCTGGGAGTTCGCGACGAAGGGGCACGTCAACTCCACGCCGACGCCGGTCGGGGACCTCGTGTTCGTCGGCTCGATGGACCGGTACGTCTACGCGCTGCGGCGCGCCGACGGCACGCTGGCCTGGAAGTTCTTCACGGGCGTGCGCACGTTCAGGAACATGAGCTACGGCGGCGTGCGCTCGTCGCCGGTGGTGCGCGACGGGGCGGTCTTCGCCGGCGGCTGA
- a CDS encoding DUF302 domain-containing protein, producing MVIRRFHLTLAALLLWAAPALALDYDYTVVSSKSVDQVVDEVTALAQSSGFKVPGVHTLPSPDPFVLVELCDPVEGKKIMAVDMKLGLLLPCGKIGIFKDAKDGGKTKISLLLPSSMSRINPAPEVAAMAASLDPRLRKIVDAAK from the coding sequence GTGGTGATCCGACGGTTTCATCTGACGCTGGCGGCGCTGCTGCTCTGGGCCGCGCCCGCCCTGGCCCTCGACTACGACTACACCGTCGTCTCGAGCAAGTCCGTGGACCAGGTGGTCGACGAGGTCACGGCCCTGGCGCAGAGCAGCGGCTTCAAGGTGCCGGGGGTGCACACGCTCCCCTCGCCGGATCCCTTCGTCCTCGTGGAGCTGTGCGACCCCGTGGAGGGGAAGAAGATCATGGCCGTCGACATGAAGCTCGGCCTGCTGCTCCCCTGCGGCAAGATCGGGATCTTCAAGGACGCGAAGGACGGCGGCAAGACCAAGATCTCGCTGCTGCTTCCCTCGAGCATGTCACGGATCAACCCCGCGCCGGAGGTGGCCGCCATGGCCGCGAGCCTCGATCCGCGGCTGCGGAAGATCGTCGATGCGGCGAAGTAG